In Pseudomonas sp. ADAK2, the genomic window CACTCAAGGCCATGGTGAGTAACACCGCGACCGTGCTGCGCCAGGGTGCGCAACGCATCGAATTGCCGATCAAGCAGCTGGTGCCCGGGGACCTGATCGTGCTTTCGGCTGGCGACATGATCCCCGCCGATTGCCGGGTGCTCAGCGCCAAGGACCTGTTCGTCAGCCAGGCGGCCATGACCGGCGAATCGATGCCGGTGGAAAAATTTCCCCGTCAGCAGGACAGCGACACAGCCAACCCGCTGGACCTCGACAACATTCTGTTCATGGGCACCAACGTGGTGTCGGGTTCAGCCATTGCGGTGATCCTGACCACCGGCAACAGCACCTATTTCGGCGCCTTGGCCCAACGGGTCAGCGCCACCGACCGCGCGCCGACTTCGTTCCAGAACGGCGTGAACAAAGTCAGTTGGCTGCTGATCCGCTTCATGTTCGTGATGGCGCCGCTGGTGTTGTTCATCAACGGTTTCACCAAGGGTGACTGGATGCAGGCGCTGCTGTTCGCGCTGTCCATCGCCGTGGGCCTGACCCCGGAAATGCTGCCGATGATCGTCACCTCGACTCTGGCCAAGGGCGCGGTGTTCTTGTCGCGCAAAAAGGTCATCGTCAAACGTCTGGACGCGATCCAGAACTTCGGCGCCATGGACGTGCTGTGCACCGACAAGACCGGGACCCTGACCCAGGACAAGATCTTCCTCGCCCGCCATGTCGACGTCTGGGGTGAAGAGTCCGATGACGTGCTGGAAATGGCTTACCTCAACAGCTACTACCAGACCGGCCTGAAAAACCTGCTGGACGTGGCGGTGTTGCAACACGTCGAAGTGCACCGCGAACTGGAAGTGGCCACGGCGTTTGCCAAGGTCGATGAAGTGCCGTTCGACTTCACCCGGCGGCGCATGTCGGTGGTGGTCGCCGAGCACGATCAGCCGCATCACTTGCTGGTGTGCAAAGGTGCGGTGGAAGAAATCCTCGCCGGCTGCACCCGGGTTCGCCACGGTGACCACGACGAGCCGCTGAGCGATGAACTGTTGGCGCGGATTCGTGAAGTCACCGCGTCGTTCAATGAAGAAGGCTTGCGCGTAGTGGCCGTGGCGGCGCGGCATACGCCGAAAGACCAAGCGATTTACAGCATCGCCGACGAGCAACAGATGACCCTGATCGGCTACGTGGCGTTCCTCGATCCGCCCAAGGAAAGCACCGCGCCGGCCCTGCGTGCGTTGGCCGAGCATGGCATCGCCGTGAAAGTGCTGACCGGCGATAACGAACGGGTGACCGCCAAGGTCTGCCGCGAAGTCGGCCTGGAGCAACAAGGCCTGCTGATGGGCAGCGACGTCGAACGCATGAGCGACGCCGAACTGGCGCTGGCCGTGGAAACCACCAACGTCTTTGCCAAACTGACGCCATCGCACAAGGAACGCATCGTCCGTTTGCTCAAGGGCAACGGCCATGTCGTCGGCTTCATGGGCGACGGCATCAACGACGCCCCGGCGCTGCGCGCGGCCGACATCGGCATTTCAGTGGACAGCGCGGTGGACATCGCCAAGGAAGCGGCCGACATCATCCTCCTGGAAAAAAGCCTGATGGTGCTGGAGGAGGGCGTGCTCGAAGGGCGGCGGACCTTCGCCAACATGCTCAAGTACATCAAGATGACCGCCAGTTCGAACTTCGGCAACGTGTTCTCGGTGCTGGTGGCCAGTGCGTTTATCCCATTCCTGCCGATGCTGCCGATGCACCTGCTGGTGCAAAACCTGCTGTATGACATTTCGCAGATCGCCATCCCGTTCGATAACGTCGATGAAGACATGCTGAAAAAACCACAGCGCTGGCAACCGGCGGATGTCGGCCGTTTCATGCTGTTCTTCGGCCCGATCAGTTCGATCTTCGACATCAGCACCTTTGCCTTGATGTGGTACGTGTTCGACGCCAACACCCCGGACCACCAGACCCTGTTCCAGTCCGGCTGGTTCGTGGTGGGGTTGCTGACCCAGACCCTGATCGTGCACATGATCCGCACGCCGAAGATCCCGTTCCTGCAAAGCCGCGCGGCCATGCCGCTGATGATCATGACTGGGGTCATCATGGCCATCGGCATCTTCCTGCCGATGGGGCCGTTCGCGCACTACTTCAAACTGCAGGCGCTGCCGTCGCTGTACTTTGTGTTTTTGCCAGTGATTCTGCTGGCGTACATGGGCCTGACCCAGGCGGTGAAAGGCTTCTACATTCGCCGGTTTGGCTGGCAATAAATCGCTGTTGTGGCGAGGGAGCTTGCTCCCGTTCGGCGGCGAAGCCGTCGTCGAAGGGGGCCGCTTCGCAGCCCAGCGGGAGCAAGCTCCCTCGCCACAGGTGTTGCGCCAACGCCACATCGGTGTGGGACCTGCTGAAGACACATTTCAGAACCGTCCTACATCGGTATCAAGGTGTTTCGTCTAGCGTGAGGGAAACCCCAGCCAGTCGAAACCCATGTCGCTTCAACCCCTGCACATCCTGATCGCCGAACCCCAGCCACTTCTACAACAACGCATGGCCAGACACCTCAACGAACTGGGCTATCGACGCATCACCCAGGCGACCTCCCTGCGTGAACTTCTGGACTTGACCCACTATTCCTACGAGCCCTTCGAGGCATTCGACCTGCTGATTATCAACGGCGAGTTACTGAGCAGTGCCGGTGCCGATCCTCACCGGTTTTTCATGCGCAATGCGCAGGTCCGCCACGGTTTGATCCATGACGCACGTCGCGGCCAGGAAAAGCCCGAGTTGCTGTTTACTTCGTGCCGACGACAACTGAGCCTCATTGGTACGCCGGACCGGCAAGCGCTCCAGGCTTTTATGCAAAGCCTTGGGTGGTGATCCAGTTCTACCGGCACTAGAAGGTTTATGGGACGTTTCCTACAGAGTTTCAGACGTTTCCTAATTAGCTTGCCCCGTGGTTCCTGGACAATCGTCGCACCCCAACCGACGAGTCGACGCCTTCCATGCCCAACCTGCCACTGCGTGTCCTGGTGCTCGAAGATCACACCTTTCAGCGTTCCGTCGCCGTGAACATGTTGGGCGCGCTGGGTTGCCACGAGGTATTCGAAGCCAGCGACGGCGCCGAAGCGCTGGAGGTCCTGGATGCGGTCGGCGCAGTGGATATCGCCCTGTGCGACTTGCAGATGGAAGGCATGGACGGCCTGGCCTTTTTGCAGCGGGTCGGCGCTTCGGGGCAGGTGAAGTCGATCATCATCAGCAGTGTGTTGTCGGCGGATTTGCGTCGGGCCGTGCATCAGATGGTGTCGCTGTCGGGCCTGGCGCTGCTCGGCGATGTCGGCAAACCGCTGCATGGTGAGGTGCTGGCGCAATTGTTGAACAAATACCTCAACAGCCCGGTTGCCAAGCCTTGGTCGATGCAAATCCCGGAGCTGGCCACCGAGCAGGAAGTGCGTGGGGCGCTGGCCGCCCGGCAATTGCAGGCCTGGTATCAACCCAAGTTCAACCTGCAAACCGGTGACGTGTGTGGGGTCGAGGTGCTATGTCGCTGGTTGCATCCGATCGAGGGTGTGTTGTCGCCTGCGGTGTTCATGCCGGTGCTGGAGCGGTGCGGGTTGATGGATGAGTTGCTGTTTGCCCAACTGGATCAGGCGTTGAGCCTGCAACAACAGGCCAGGCAACATGGCTTCACCCTGAACATGGCGTTCAACCTGCAAACCGCGCAACTGGCCAATACCGAGCTGACGTTCACCATCAAGGACATCCTGGCCCGGCACGCCACGGTGGGCGCGAGCCTGACGTTTGAACTCACCGAAAGCGGTCTGCTGGAGGCCCCGGCCACCAGCCTCGAAAGCCTGGTGCGTTTGCGGATGATGGGCTGCCAGTTGTCCATCGACGATTTCGGCGCCGGGTTTTCCTCGCTGCAACGCCTGTGTCAGTTGCCGTTCAACGAGATCAAGCTCGATGCCGAATTTGTCCGAACCCTGGAACACGAACCTCGTTGCCGCGCCGTGATCAGCAGCACCCTGGCGTTGGGTGAGGCGCTGGGGATGTCGGTGGTCATCGAAGGCATC contains:
- a CDS encoding EAL domain-containing response regulator; amino-acid sequence: MPNLPLRVLVLEDHTFQRSVAVNMLGALGCHEVFEASDGAEALEVLDAVGAVDIALCDLQMEGMDGLAFLQRVGASGQVKSIIISSVLSADLRRAVHQMVSLSGLALLGDVGKPLHGEVLAQLLNKYLNSPVAKPWSMQIPELATEQEVRGALAARQLQAWYQPKFNLQTGDVCGVEVLCRWLHPIEGVLSPAVFMPVLERCGLMDELLFAQLDQALSLQQQARQHGFTLNMAFNLQTAQLANTELTFTIKDILARHATVGASLTFELTESGLLEAPATSLESLVRLRMMGCQLSIDDFGAGFSSLQRLCQLPFNEIKLDAEFVRTLEHEPRCRAVISSTLALGEALGMSVVIEGIETEAQRQQLLALGCTQGQGYWYARPMSGEDLLQWLPLRGAVRSDF
- a CDS encoding response regulator; protein product: MSLQPLHILIAEPQPLLQQRMARHLNELGYRRITQATSLRELLDLTHYSYEPFEAFDLLIINGELLSSAGADPHRFFMRNAQVRHGLIHDARRGQEKPELLFTSCRRQLSLIGTPDRQALQAFMQSLGW
- the mgtA gene encoding magnesium-translocating P-type ATPase, with protein sequence MNLTLLKEFFVGFLRTRHIARHFRRLALLESINDTTVSREVPPTLAQTLVSAANSDTGLLLDNLGSHSDGLSELEADTLREQFGLNEVEHEQPLPWWVHLWHCYKNPFNLLLTLLAAVSWFTEDLKAAVVIFSMVVLSTLLRFWQEAKSNQAADALKAMVSNTATVLRQGAQRIELPIKQLVPGDLIVLSAGDMIPADCRVLSAKDLFVSQAAMTGESMPVEKFPRQQDSDTANPLDLDNILFMGTNVVSGSAIAVILTTGNSTYFGALAQRVSATDRAPTSFQNGVNKVSWLLIRFMFVMAPLVLFINGFTKGDWMQALLFALSIAVGLTPEMLPMIVTSTLAKGAVFLSRKKVIVKRLDAIQNFGAMDVLCTDKTGTLTQDKIFLARHVDVWGEESDDVLEMAYLNSYYQTGLKNLLDVAVLQHVEVHRELEVATAFAKVDEVPFDFTRRRMSVVVAEHDQPHHLLVCKGAVEEILAGCTRVRHGDHDEPLSDELLARIREVTASFNEEGLRVVAVAARHTPKDQAIYSIADEQQMTLIGYVAFLDPPKESTAPALRALAEHGIAVKVLTGDNERVTAKVCREVGLEQQGLLMGSDVERMSDAELALAVETTNVFAKLTPSHKERIVRLLKGNGHVVGFMGDGINDAPALRAADIGISVDSAVDIAKEAADIILLEKSLMVLEEGVLEGRRTFANMLKYIKMTASSNFGNVFSVLVASAFIPFLPMLPMHLLVQNLLYDISQIAIPFDNVDEDMLKKPQRWQPADVGRFMLFFGPISSIFDISTFALMWYVFDANTPDHQTLFQSGWFVVGLLTQTLIVHMIRTPKIPFLQSRAAMPLMIMTGVIMAIGIFLPMGPFAHYFKLQALPSLYFVFLPVILLAYMGLTQAVKGFYIRRFGWQ